Genomic segment of Hydra vulgaris chromosome 11, alternate assembly HydraT2T_AEP:
ttacttttaggTTGAATGTATTTCTATTGAATTTTCCCCAAAATGTTATGCATTGTGGTATTTGTACGCGGATGAAATGCAAACATTTTGTCAGACATTATTCTAGTTAAACAATATGAAAatagattcaaaaaaattgactagctaaaataaaacatgaatcaatcaataaaacaaagtgATATGCTGAAGCAAAAATACAACTCAGCAAAGAgaaaattatagttataaaaggAACCCTTCATATACACAAGTtcataaataaagttttcaaaatgtttaaattgcttcatctcaaaaaaattaccctgggaagtttaagtttaaaacttgaagttttttaaaaaatttcctaatGGTTTTAACATAACAAAACCAGATTGCCCAATTTGACttttaacataacaaaactcGATAAAGATAagtttagtttttcattttctttcaaCCATATATTGAATTTACTGTTTCTTCAACGATGACTAATAaggtattattttgtttaattttaaaatgtttgatgtattgGTCTCTAGCAGGTACGATTAAGCAATATAAAGTTTTGCATCTGCACACTCAACCTGTAGCTGGCATTGAGGAAAACTTTCTACTTGTTATTCATGGCCCAACACAGCTTTGAGTTTTCTAGTCTAACAAACTGCTTCTATCAGAGTCACATATCTTTATTAGGGCTACAAccatatttattgttattaggCTAATAAAGTATATTGCAGTATGACTGGATACAAATTGATTCAGCTCCTGGTAGTCCATTACcgaatttttaatttgtttcgtTGAATTACTACCATCAACGAAATGTTGCCATTACATCTCCCTTCAAATGGTTTCAGCCATCCCTGTGCTATCCATTCACTTATTTCTATTGCGTACTCACTTTTAACGTCCTTAGAGATATAATAGTTTggaattttgtttgttaaagttgGTGGTTCCATCAGCCATTTCCAAGACACGCTCCAACTTCCATTTTTGAATTCTGCTACGAAGTCTTTATCAATCAGCTTTTGAATAGTAGGCGAGGATACTTCATTCGTTTTTTCTTGAGAGACTGCGATAGCACCAATAGTTAGTTGTTCCAGATTGAAATTTATGGTTTCGCCGTCTCTCCCGACTTGGACACCTCCAAGCAGTCGTATTGCGTCCATACCAAGTAGCTTTTGATATTCGGGAACAAGGTTGGCAACCAGGCATTCCAAATCGATGGTGGTATCATTTATAGAAATATCAACAACAATCTGGTATTTTACTTCAATTGACTTTCCATTCATCATAAAAACCTTTTCTCTTGCGTGTTTGACATTTTTGCGTTTACAATATCTCGACTTAAAATTGATTTGGAGCATCCAGTATCCaacaatgcttttatttttcctCCATTGACATATACGCAGAGAGTTGgcggttttaaattttgtgggAAGCCGCTCGCACAAAACGGGTGGCTTTCCTTCCATGTTTTTTGAGTTTGTACACTTTCTATAGCAGTGCAGGGCCAAGTGATTGTCCACTCCACACACAAAGCACCTCTTCTTCTCAATTTTTTCGCTGCAGTTTCGAATAATATGTCCATCCTCGCCGCAACGGTAGCACGTTATGGTCTTTTTTACGTGTCCTTGAGGAACCTGTCTTGAACTTATGGCAACAGGATTCACGCAACTGACAAAGCACGATTCTTTAAGACGTAAGATTACCAAACTTCTTGATTTTTCAGCGATCTGGTACAGCGACATCTTTGATATTGAGCATGCAGTTTGCAGCTGCTTTCTTGCTTCGTCAAGCAATCCGAGAATAAATGCGCACCTTATCCACTCTTCGCTTACATGAGATGATATTAGCTTGCTTAGCCTTGTTAATTCTGCGAGATATACGTTAACGGACTTGTTTTCTTTAAGACggcaatttattttaactttgtaacATTCTTTATGCTTTTTTAGGAAGTCCGCAGTTCCCTTCCTTTTTATGGTCACAATATCTTTAAATGACATCTTCACTAATTTTCTTATCGTAAAATAACTTGTTTGATGACCATTCAGCTttaattttaggtattttagGCTAGACATACATTAGGcttcagtttattttttagctttaaataaCGTAAATACATTTGCATTTTGTTTTGCAATTCCTCGAAAGTACCACATAAGACTctttttctatcttttttaatcatttacgTTTTTAATCATGATGAATCAGAAACTAATAGCAGCAGCGAAAGTAAtgtttagttgattttttttctaataacaaAGTTACCATCTTTACTTTTTTCCCTACATCGAATTAATTTCGAGACCAGGCCTCTGAAAGGAATTTGGCTAATTGGAGTAAACTTTGCACTATATAAGACTTCGAAGAAAAGATAACAACAAGTGCACCAAACAATGTTattcaactaaaaaacaaacaaaaaaagaagttgGGATTTTACATGTTGTGTACCTAAATGCTTTAGCaaataagtaaaacataaaatttttttattttatgcaatttccaataaagaaaatttttaataataaaaaaaatattaatttcttaaaataattttttttattttaagaaattaatattttactgtttgatttttagtttttgctgTTTATTACTATTTCcatacaaaaagttttattggtaCAAGCTTTTTgcaaagatttcttttttaaaaagagcacttaacttaaattattttgtagcTGTCTTAGTTAATACACAACCCATCAGGGCTAGAACCAGCCATGGCATTTAGCATTTATAACAACATCAGATTTTTTAGCATCACagttaactttttctttaaacttttcatgAGCAATATCTtcgttttttgaaattcttcGTTTGtaattatactaaattttacatttattggAACCgtgttataacttttaaaaaagctagaaCCATCAGGAATATTTATAGAGTTagttatatattcttttacttATGTATGCTTGAAGAATATACATCAAACAAGCTTCTCTAACGAAATTCAACTACAACTACgttgaaatatttgtttatattacaaTGCAGTTATTCTCCTGCGGAGATAATAAgatttgtaaaagattttggTGTAAATATAGTTAATTATAAAAGAGAAAACTATTACCTATGAACGAGCAAGCCacgaaataatgaaaattttaaaaacaactataaattGCGAGTTCTTGATTTTTCTGTACATACAAATACCATAATGCATTGCGTGAAATAATAATAAGGGGAAAGGTGAATTAGGGATGTACCAGAATTTGTGACTTTAAGGTCATTCCAGTTCCGGCCGGAATTACAATATATCaggttaaaatttattttgtattttttttttaagtcatgtgacacagactgtgtaaattaaatcaaacaaTCATTGTCCTACAGGACAATGAAGAACTACTCAGCAAGCACAACCATAAGGGACCCAAACGGAAACCATACGGGATTTGGCTCTATATGGGGACCATACgtgctaaataataaaaaaaaaacgaaaaacttATCGGCTACTCTTTCTTTTTTCCCGTATTGACCCCAGATTATTTCCggatatactttattattttttataatgtataaaatcTATGTATAACTTAGATCTTTTATACCTTATATTTACAATTcgtttaaagcaattttttcattttgaacaAATTAAATGACTTACGGTGGTACCCCTAGAAAAAAGCTATTTTCTTTTATAGTGATAGCGAATCGTTCTAATATCGATTTTTCAATACTAGAAATAagtaagaatttaaaaagtataattttataacaaaatgggCATTTTTTAAGGCTGAgtcagcattttttttacagttttatgaGCAAAGTTAGGAAAAAACTTGGGacacaataattttaaaacaacttatgCATATAATATGAAATTTAGTACAAtgatatattacatatatacataaagggaatgagtgaaaaaaaaaatctcttaaccGGCTCAAAAACTCATAATGGCGGCCAACGTAAAAAAAATGCACTTTTGAAACTCTCTATccaaatacaaaattaaaataagagaaatcaaaaaatgagCCATTAATTTCTTTCCGCTCAGTTTCTAGGTATATGTTTGAAGAATGTTtccaaaaaatttcaagtcgtaaagtttaatatttataaaaatatgagatttgaaaaacttaaaattgtatGAAAATCATATTTCGCAGAAAAtgctatttaaaaacttaaatacaaagaaaaacaataaacttttattctataatccaaatttttcatctttataCTTCAAAAGACCCttcaaataatatatcattggaaagagtATAGAATGccatttaaaaagtatatatattctcaatttttattattttttttttgtatgtttcttTTCTAGGGGAACCACCTTAatcatgataattttttataaaagttttaaaagctaaatgttttatttacaaattgaaaacacaagaacatatatatgttatattaataaaataaactattatttcacatgtatttatatatatacaagtgtTCTCTGCAGTATTCTTTATGTTACATGTTTGCTGCTGCATTATGCACATTCTATATGTTCTTTTCTGTGTTTGATGCTACATTCGAAATTCGTTCTTTTCGGCCGTCTTTGCCTCTATCTGGAGCATTACCATACCAAGCAGAAAGTGCTTCTTCaggaagtttttttgataaattttgtttcatagtttttttttgcacctAAGCATACGTTAGTTGAAGTAAATTCCAAAAGAAATGTTACTATAGTAACATTTCTTTTGCAATTTCATTTATCCAAAAGTATGGCTTTAGGTGGTCTCgacatattattataaaatattatgatttgATTTAGTAGGTATACCTTGTAAATCAAGtcataatattttatagtaatGTGTTGAACCCAACTTAAGCCATACTTTTGGATGACCTTAACTAGTCATTTTTTAGACACTTTAACTCCTAATAAGtcttaaatatatgtaaaaagttcaagatattttgaaaaaaaagtattaataacaTGGGATAGGGTAAAAATACTAATGTTCTTTTCGCTACATaatatgacaataaaaaaaactaatatacttaataaaagaagaaaacaaGGAGAGCATATGATATAATATACTTACAAAACATTATTTGAATTAGCTGCAATgtttgaaatagtttttttttctaaccagTTAGGTTACATTTTCAgttaattagaaaataaatacttCATGTTCCTTCTTACAAAATTTGTTAGACTTGTGCCACCATTATTTACAAGGACCTGAACCTGgcaataaaattacaaaaacaaattacataatCAAATAAGTAAACTAAGGTGATATAGTGATAGACCTCCTAGCCACGGTATTTTACTTTCATGGCtggctaaaaaaaattctgaccGGCTAGCTGATGGCATGAGAGGCTAGCCTACATTTTTGTGGCTGGCTAGCCGCCTGATTTTTTTGTCTGCTTAGCTggctattatatatatatatatatatatatatatatatatatatatatatatatatatatatatatatatatatatatatatatatatatatatatatatatatatatatatatataaattagtaaaagcaCTTATCTAATTATTGATTACTTCAACACtgtttcaccatcagtaggtAGTAAAGAATCCTGATAAacctactgatggtgaaacaCAGTGTTGAAGTAatcaaaaattagataagtgtttttactaatttaattttatattgctatgcaaatgtatatatatatatatatatatatatatatatatatatatatatatatatatatatatatatatatatatataatatatttatagtataataaCCACATATATACAAGTATAATACTGACAGCATTaaccaaaacaaaacaaacttttgcatataataaatattcatatatgAAATACAAAGttaatcaaaatgaaataaaaacataaataatgtcCTAATCCAAATAATGCAAGACTTAGCTCATAGACCAGCATTTGGATAGTTATCGTGTATGAAACAAACTGCATTCATTCGAAATGGTGCCAAGGAGGATCTCTTTCCATTCAAAATTAAACCAGTCGTGCTAAAAAGACATTTAACAGGTACACTGCCGATGCTCAATGCAAGATAAACCTGAAACAATAGAAACTATGTAAAATAAGCGACATTAaacttcagaaaaaaattaatgtttgcTGCTATTTTTGTCACTAATATTAgtttaatgtcaaaaataaaattatcttctACCTTGGCTATGGATGCTAGAATAGGGAACTTTTCTGCATTATTTTTCCAAAACAGCAAGGCTGGTGATTGATTATCACAAATGGTAAGATAAAGATTTATTTCAGCTTGCAACCCATTGCTATTCTCTAATATTGCTCCAGAGTTTAGTGAAGATTTTGCAGTTTCCTGTAATAAAGTCAgtctaagttttttaaaatcctgAGCTGCGTTTGAGGTTTTACTATTTTGATTATTGTCAATGTATGACGCAGAGAAGTTAATCTTTTTATCGGTTCCTATTTGTGGTAAAATGTTTGAACcaaataaagaagtttttattttgtcatagctgttttttaacaaaatttcacattttttagctgttttttaacaaaatttcacATTTTTCCTTCGTCAAAACAACATCACGAATTGCTGGATCAAAACAACACGCTAATTCAACTAAATTAGTAACAACTAACCGTTTCTCAATGCATTTTCtaactaactttttatatttttttatcgcAGAAGAATCTGTGACTTGAAcaattcaacaatttttaattttagttaccATGAGTGGAAGGCAAGACAAATTTGGTGATCCCTCGCTAACAAGTAGAGTCAGTTCTCGAAATGGAGATAAAAAATTGCGCAGTTCTTGCAGAAGTTCTAAATCTTCAGGAAGAAAACATAAATCAtactttccaatttttttcaacactGTATCAACATGAGTTTTTAGATCTAAGATAGATTCAATCATTTCCAAGGTACTATTCCATCTTGTTGGGacactattttttaaagaactgtGCTCATGACTTTTTATGACATCATTTTTAGCTTGTATGTCAAAATCTAGAAGTGAATACTCTTCAGAATACTCTTCAAGTGAACTCTCATCAGCTTGACTAACAGATTTAGTTAGCTGTGTTTGTGGAAGAATGCTTAcattttcagtttcaatttcaaaatccAGAATTGGATCCTCTTCATCAGCTATTAACTCGTCAACATGAGTTGTAATTCTTTTGAACAACTCCTCGTCTTTCACAGTTTCAATTTCACTCGATAGCATATATCCCTTAAAATgtaaagcttttattacttctttgCATTTGCTTACTAGTAAAGTTAattctggaatttttttttagctatccGAGGTTAAAAGCAGATGAATTCCATGTGCGGTGCATGTTATACGTTCATGGCCTAATAATTTTCATggctttgataattttttcatattagcTGCACCATCAGttgtgttaaataataaaaaatgcttatctTGAggtaaaaattcttttaaaacagttttaacaaaTCGATAAAGCTGCTCAGAAGTGTGCGACTCCACTGGCTGAACAGCcaatgtgaaaattttaaatctccAATCATGCACAACACTTAAACGAATTCCAAAATAAGGTAAACGATTACGCTTGTCAGTCCAACCATCCATCATCAAAGTTCCACTTACACATGATTGTAGAACTTCTAAGACTCTTTGTTTAACAgaagtataaacattttttagggCAGATCCAGATATACAGTAAGATGATGGAGGctgtattttttgaacaaaaacttttaaacccaGATCTTTCAACTGAACTAAATGGCTTAAGATCTAAACATATTAACAGACAAAGATCTCTGTTGAATTCAAATTGACTTTGTGCtggtttattattttgtacAGTGCAGACCCAATTAGAAATTTTAGAACTAACTGGTTGCTCAAAAGTCTTTCcatgtttaaaaacaacatgGTTTAGATGGTTACCAGAAGATGTCATTGTTGAAGTAACATATACCTTTGATAATCGACCTTCATCGACACGTGATTGCTTTTCGAAACAGTATCTGCAGTACAactgattattaaataaataattttgattaatttggTTTCTTGAATCTTTCAAGATTAGTTGATTCATGAAGTCCCATGCTTTGGATGTAGAAGCCCTAGATTTGCTGTTGGACACAGGAATCCATCTCAGATCCTTGAGCAAGCAAATTgttccagtttttttttcaatggaaacaaatttatttactcGTTCAtgaactgtatatatatatatatatatatatatatatatatatatatatatatatatatatatatatatatatatatatatatatatatatatatatatatatatatatatatatatatatatatatatatatatatatatatatattatatatatatatatatatatatatatatatatatatatatatatatatatatatatatatatatatatatatatatatatatatatatatatatatatatatatatatatatatatatatatatatatatatatatatatatatatatatatatatatatatatatatatatatatatatatatatatatatatatatatatatatatatatatatatatatatatatatatatatatatatatatatatatatatatatatatatatatatatatatatatatatatatatatatatatatatatatatatatatatatatatatatatatatatatatatatatatatatatatatatatatatatatatatatatatatatatatatatatatatatatatatatatatatatatatatatatatatatatatatatatatatataatatatatatatatatatatatatatatatatatatatatatatatatatatatatatatatatatatatatatatatatatatatatatatatatatatatatatatatatatatatatatatatatatatatatatatatatatatatatatatatatatatatatatatatatatatatatatatatatat
This window contains:
- the LOC136087270 gene encoding uncharacterized protein LOC136087270, whose product is MLSSEIETVKDEELFKRITTHVDELIADEEDPILDFEIETENVSILPQTQLTKSVSQADESSLEEYSEEYSLLDFDIQAKNDVIKSHEHSSLKNSVPTRWNSTLEMIESILDLKTHVDTVLKKIGKYDLCFLPEDLELLQELRNFLSPFRELTLLVSEGSPNLSCLPLMVTKIKNC